The Cytophagia bacterium CHB2 nucleotide sequence TTAGAGCACATCGAGCAGGAATGGCTGTCCGGGCGAAAGTCGGTCACGCTTTCGCATGTGCGCCAGACGCTGGAGCGAGCGATGTTGGCGAAGCCGCAATACTGGCAGAAGCATTATCATGGCGACGAAAGGGAGAAGGTGATTGCGCGGCGCTTCAGCTACAGCGATCGCATCAGATATTACTGGAACGAGCCGGAGGTCGATGCAGCGCTGCGTGTTTTGCTGGCGAATCTCAATGAGCATCCCGTGCCGCTGACGCTGCTGAGCCAGTATCTGCCGGCGCAATGCCGGGCTGTGCAAGAAGGAAAAATCAAAAACGCGCCGGTGGATTTGATTCATCATAAGATCAACGAGGTTCTGGAAATCTACGCCGCGGCAACGCGCTCCGGGAATGATTCATTGAGTTGAACGGGCTAACAGGATTTACAGCATGCAACTCATTCTGAGAGTCCTGTGTTATCTTGTCAAGAAAATCAGCGAACCTTGAGGCGAGGAGGAAGCTTGTGAAATCACGGTTATGGCTGGTCTTTGCGCTAGTCACCACAACGTTTTGGGGATTATGGGGCGCACTCATCGAGCTTCCTGAAAAAGCCGGCTTTCCGGCGACGCTGGGCTACTCGGTCTGGGCGCTCACTATGATCTTGCCGGCGTTGGTGGCTTTGTATGTCATCAAGTGGAAGCTGGATTATGATCGCCGCTCGATCCTGCTCGGCACGTTGATTGGCCTGACCGGCGCCGGTGGCCAGTTGATCCTGTTTCAAGCATTGCGCATGGGACCGGCCTATCTGGTGTTTCCGATCATATCCTTGTCGCCGGTGGTGACGATTCTCCTCGCTTATGGATTGCTCAAGGAACGCGCCCACAAGATGGGGTGGGCCGGAATTGTTTTGGCGATGATCGCCATGCCGCTGCTTTCCTATCAACCTCCGGGCAACTCCGGGGCGAGCGGCATTCTGTGGGCCGTGCTGGCATTTCTGGTGTTTTTGGCCTGGGGCATCCAGGCCTACTTCATGAAACTCGCCAATGTGACGATGAAGGCTGAGAGCATATTCTTCTACATGACGGTCACCGGCCTGCTGCTCATCCCCTTCGCTGTGTGGATGACGGATTTTTCGCAGCCGATCAACTGGGGCTTCCGCGGCCCCTACCTCGCGGCGATGATCCAGATTCTGAATTCCAT carries:
- a CDS encoding DMT family transporter, translated to MKSRLWLVFALVTTTFWGLWGALIELPEKAGFPATLGYSVWALTMILPALVALYVIKWKLDYDRRSILLGTLIGLTGAGGQLILFQALRMGPAYLVFPIISLSPVVTILLAYGLLKERAHKMGWAGIVLAMIAMPLLSYQPPGNSGASGILWAVLAFLVFLAWGIQAYFMKLANVTMKAESIFFYMTVTGLLLIPFAVWMTDFSQPINWGFRGPYLAAMIQILNSIGALCIVYAFRYGKAIIVSPLTNAIAPVITVIISLIIHRTVPHNFVLTGMVLALIATFLMSIEEEAKPAAEATVQHVA